One Solanum pennellii chromosome 10, SPENNV200 genomic region harbors:
- the LOC107001988 gene encoding WAT1-related protein At5g07050-like, translating to MDGIKGECNCNFFQRSKPYIALISLQFGYAGMNVITKVSLNKGMSHYVLVVYRNAFATLVIAPFALILERKIRPKMTLMMFLQIFVLGLLGPVIDQNFYYAGLKLTSPTFSCAMSNMLPAMIFVMAVLCRMEKVDIKKIRCQAKVLGTIVTMGGAMLMTLYKGHVVNLIWSNNINSNVNQITNENYDKDWVKGSILLIFATFAWAAFFILQYIIMRKYTAPISLTALVCFMGTLQSIAVTFVMEHKNSIWTIGFDMNFLAVAYAGIMSSSLAYYVQGLVMEKIGPVFVTAFSPLMIIIVAIMGSFILAEKIYIGGIIGAVLIVAGLYSVLWGKYKEYKEKEIEELIIHEQVKGINGNNKMISLENINNDIELQKNYENKIPIPEIAVSVSKF from the exons ATGGACGGAATTAAAGGAGAAtgtaattgtaatttttttcaaagatcAAAACCTTATATAGCTTTGATTTCTTTACAATTTGGTTATGCAGGAATGAATGTTATAACCAAAGTTTCACTTAATAAAGGCATGAGTCATTATGTTCTTGTTGTCTATAGAAATGCCTTTGCTACTTTAGTCATTGCTCCTTTTGCTCTCATCCTTGAAAG aAAAATCAGGCCAAAGATGACATTAATGATGTTCTTACAAATATTTGTATTAGGTCTTCTAgg GCCAGTAATTGATCAAAATTTTTACTATGCTGGACTAAAACTCACTTCACCAACATTTTCATGTGCTATGAGTAACATGCTACCTGCTATGATATTTGTTATGGCAGTCCTTTGTAG GATGGAGAAAGTGGACATAAAGAAAATTAGATGTCAAGCAAAAGTATTGGGAACTATAGTAACTATGGGTGGTGCCATGTTAATGACATTATACAAAGGCCAtgttgttaatttaatttggtcaaataatataaattctaATGTTAATCAAATTACTaatgaaaattatgataaagATTGGGTAAAAGGGTCAATTCTCCTCATATTTGCAACTTTTGCTTGGGCTGCTTTCTTTATTCTTCAG TATATAATAATGAGAAAATATACCGCTCCAATTTCCCTAACTGCGCTCGTTTGCTTTATGGGAACGTTGCAATCGATCGCGGTAACATTTGTAATGGAACACAAAAATTCGATTTGGACTATCGGTTTCGATATGAATTTTTTAGCTGTTGCCTATgct GGAATTATGTCATCAAGTTTAGCATATTATGTACAAGGACTTGTAATGGAGAAAATAGGACCAGTTTTTGTGACAGCATTTAGTCCATTAATGATAATTATTGTTGCAATTATGGGATCTTTTATTCTTgctgaaaaaatatatattggagg AATTATTGGTGCAGTGCTAATAGTGGCAGGGCTATATTCTGTTTTATGGGGAAAATACAAGGAgtataaagaaaaggaaattgaagaattaataaTTCATGAACAAGTGAAGGGTATTAAtggaaataataaaatgataagtcttgaaaatattaataatgatatCGAATtgcaaaaaaattatgaaaataaaatcccAATTCCAGAAATAGCTGTTAGtgtatcaaaattttaa
- the LOC107002352 gene encoding bifunctional protein FolD 2, producing MASPSDHKATIIDGKAIAQTIRSEIASEVQRLSEKYGKVPGLAVVIVGNRKDSQSYVNMKRKSCAELCIKSFDIDLPEDVAEAEVISKVHELNANPDVHGILVQLPLPKHINEEKVLCEISLEKDVDGFHPLNIGKLAMKGRQPLFNPCTPKGCIELLVRSGISIKGKNAVVVGRSNIVGLPVSLLLLKEDATVTVVHSRTKEPEKIIREADIIIAAAGQAMMIKGSWIKPGAAVIDVGTNAVDDPTRKSGYRLVGDVDFQEACKVAGWITPVPGGVGPMTVAMLLKNTLDGAKRVIEK from the exons ATGGCATCGCCATCAGATCACAAGGCTACCATCATTGACGGTAAAGCAATTGCTCAAACTATTCGTTCTGAGATTGCTTCTGAAGTCCAACGTCTTTCAGAAAAGTATGGCAAG gTCCCCGGGTTGGCAGTTGTCATTGTAGGAAATAGGAAGGATTCACAAAGTTACGTGAATATGAAGAGAAAATCTTGTGCGGAGCTGTGcattaagtcttttgatattGACCTCCCAGAGGATGTAGCTGAAGCTGAGGTGATTAGCAAGGTCCATGAGCTAAATGCTAATCCTGATGTACATG GTATACTGGTACAGCTTCCGTTACCAAAACATATTAATGAAGAGAAAGTTCTATGTGAAATCAGTCTGGAAAAGGATGTAGATGGCTTTCATCCTCTGAATATTGGCAAGCTTGCAATGAAAGGCAGACAACCTTTGTTCAACCCTTGCACGCCCAAG GGATGCATTGAGCTTTTAGTCCGAAGTGGGATAAGCATAAAGGGGAAGAACGCAGTTGTGGTTGGTCGAAGCAACATTGTTGGATTACCAgtatctcttcttcttctgaaGGAAGACGCCACTGTTACTGTAGTCCATTCACGCACCAAAGAACCAGAGAAAATCATTCGTGAAGCAGACATTATCATTGCTGCCGCAGGACAGGCTATGATG ATCAAAGGCAGCTGGATCAAACCTGGTGCTGCAGTAATTGATGTTGGAACAAATGCTGTAGATGATCCTACAAGGAAGTCAGGTTATAGGCTCGTTGGAGATGTCGATTTTCAGGAAGCATGTAAGGTGGCTGGCTGGATAACTCCAGTTCCGGGAGGCGTTGGACCAATGACTGTTGCAATGCTTCTGAAGAATACATTGGATGGAGCTAAACGAGTTATCGAGAAGTAA
- the LOC107002353 gene encoding transcription factor MYBC1-like: MREEDSNWFAKWEEELPSPKELMPLSQTLITPNLAIAFDIQNPNTPNPKISPLVHTLSSAEFESNSAELGGMAGSSGVGDEPARTLKRPRLVWTPQLHKRFVDAVAQLGIKNAVPKTIMQLMSVDGLTRENVASHLQKYRLYLKRMQGLSHSGSVSGAGVDPATDHLFASSPVPAHFLHPGRGNSDHYMPFVPMSAVVGHAPQFQQQYRHFGSQTNEQFEIPFLPRQSQQPAQRMGTSVHSSSPALESATTANGRKVLTLFPNGDD; the protein is encoded by the coding sequence ATGAGGGAAGAAGATTCCAATTGGTTTGCTAAATGGGAAGAAGAATTACCTTCTCCAAAGGAACTAATGCCTCTATCCCAAACCTTAATTACTCCTAATCTAGCTATAGCTTTTGATATTCAAAACCCCAATACCCCAAATCCCAAAATATCACCACTAGTTCATACTCTTTCATCAGCCGAGTTCGAGTCGAACTCGGCTGAGTTGGGTGGCATGGCAGGTTCATCAGGTGTTGGTGATGAACCTGCCCGTACCCTAAAAAGGCCTAGACTTGTGTGGACCCCACAGCTACATAAGAGGTTTGTGGATGCAGTTGCACAATTGGGGATCAAGAATGCTGTTCCCAAGACTATAATGCAGTTGATGAGTGTAGATGGCTTAACTCGTGAAAATGTTGCTAGTCATTTGCAAAAGTATAGGCTTTATTTGAAACGTATGCAGGGTTTATCTCATAGTGGCAGTGTTTCCGGGGCAGGGGTGGATCCCGCAACAGATCATCTGTTTGCGAGTTCACCCGTGCCTGCACATTTTTTGCATCCAGGGAGGGGAAATTCTGATCATTACATGCCATTTGTGCCAATGTCTGCAGTTGTTGGACATGCTCCACAATTTCAGCAGCAGTATAGGCATTTCGGGTCACAGACCAACGAGCAGTTTGAGATTCCATTCTTGCCCCGGCAGTCGCAGCAGCCGGCTCAGAGAATGGGGACATCAGTGCATAGTAGTAGTCCTGCGTTGGAATCAGCTACAACTGCTAATGGGAGGAAGGTTCTTACTTTGTTTCCAAATGGGGATGATTGA
- the LOC107032347 gene encoding WAT1-related protein At5g07050-like: protein MEGECNCNFFQRSKPYIAMISLQFGYAGMNIITKVSLNRGMSHYALVVYRNAFATLVIAPFALLLERKIRPKMTFMMFLQIFVLSLLGPLIDQNFYYAGLKLTSPTFSCAISNMLPAMTFVIAVLCRMEKVNLKKIGSQAKVLGTIVTMGGAILMTLYKGQIVNLIWSNQINGTYDKEWLKGSILLIFATLAWASFFILQAITMRKYTAPLSLIALVCFMGTLQSMALTFVMEHKTSVWAIGFDMNLLAAAYAGIVSSSIAYYVHGQVMEKKGPVFVTAFSPLMMIIVAIMGSFILAEKLYIGGIVGALVIVVGLYFVLWGKYKENEIEESSIIIEAVKGINGNNQMMIIVINDIEMPKNSEKIISAAPVFSFPMLLTREAPKS from the exons atggagGGGGAATgtaattgcaatttttttcaaagatcAAAACCTTATATAGCTATGATTTCTTTACAATTTGGTTATGCAGGAATGAATATTATAACCAAAGTTTCACTTAATAGAGGCATGAGTCATTATGCTCTTGTTGTCTATAGAAATGCCTTTGCTACTTTAGTCATTGCTCCCTTTGCTCTTTTACTTGAAAG GAAAATTAGGCCAAAGATGACATTCATGATGTTCTTGCAAATATTTGTATTGAGTCTTCTAGGGCCATTGATTGATCAAAATTTTTACTATGCTGGGCTTAAATTGACATCTCCAacattttcatgtgctataagCAACATGTTACCTGCTATGACATTCGTCATAGCAGTTCTTTGCAG aatggaGAAGgtgaatttgaagaaaattggaAGCCAAGCAAAGGTGTTGGGGACTATAGTAACTATGGGTGGTGCAATATTAATGACATTGTATAAAGGCcaaattgttaatttaatttggtCAAATCAAATTAATGGAACTTATGATAAAGAGTGGCTAAAAGGCTCAATTCTCCTCATTTTTGCTACACTTGCTTGGGCTTCTTTCTTCATTCTTCAG GCTATTACAATGAGGAAATATACAGCTCCATTATCTTTAATTGCACTTGTTTGCTTCATGGGAACTTTGCAATCTATGGCTTTAACATTTGTAATGGAACACAAAACTTCTGTTTGGGCTATTGGTTTTGACATGAACCTTCTTGCTGCTGCCTATGCT GGAATTGTGTCATCAAGCATAGCATACTATGTACATGGTCAAGTAATGGAGAAAAAAGGACCTGTTTTTGTGACAGCTTTTAGTCCACTCATGATGATCATTGTTGCCATTATGGGCTCTTTCATTCTTgctgaaaaattatatatcggAGG aATTGTTGGTGCATTGGTGATAGTGGTAGGGCTATACTTTGTTCTATGGGGAAAAtacaaggaaaatgaaattgaagaatCATCAATAATTATTGAAGCAGTGAAGGGCATTAATGGAAATAATCAAATGATGATTATAGTAATTAATGATATAGAAATGccaaaaaatagtgaaaaaataatatcagCAGCTCCAGTATTTAGTTTTCCCATGTTATTAACTAGAGAAGCACCAAagtcttaa